A genomic segment from Agelaius phoeniceus isolate bAgePho1 chromosome 2, bAgePho1.hap1, whole genome shotgun sequence encodes:
- the BEND2 gene encoding BEN domain-containing protein 2 — MSEEDYLCVKTEEEDEALIVDHGDSRLSTQSCMPVQQNSEANSAVHHMSQLAYGSEGLPVLADQTASQMSHSAMMQRGNGHSPDKMDFVFLHNKRKRLSPAVVEHNVMRTREEEYEDSDSVIYEYEPDYECESILSEASYTGYQQNPLMEVLSYCQAMYDAIQKLDKKFDLLHRKVSEMQHTRIKPFLLKPKPVGFTYRSSSHLPSGKIRVPKHMERDLSLHRSSSGQGRHSPVVRVALPNGHVPVNSKVKHAPQSFQLESQQPVGRQSPPLPTIVSTHSLHSSYTATNGMPDLSPQSNLAPSVVESTVNIASSPVASPSMPAPSEPSQENNAVELSYRNASEDVNVSEELPSSSVLINPSFEFVGDPARNVKVLGNHLVKARQKTKPKYAARHLVRVLFPKKTLLCSVMGASARGRRTLDPNKIAAIREFLATNFPTYDLSERGKDWKTCITNVNSMIRSLRSETKAKQKTEGKEKVSDAPDTSHCVDLNDNEDSGNNSQNSQKMTGSTIDMLQNSELDKFPEALHTSSVRKQQSLEPMEPLGSPWRNVQLPFSVIYVAKGKTRPELSARFLIRHMFPEEVLVKSNVYGSLDRGMSPLDSNKINALRDFLQENFPSFDLNESGFDWKACVAAINSTIRSLRHELKKATTGTRQRAPSAESPRGSHSRKASGKHLSD, encoded by the exons ATTATTTGTGTGTGAagactgaggaggaggatgaagcaCTGATTGTGGACCATGGAGACAGCAGGCTGTCCACACAAAGCTGCATGCCAGTGCAGCAGAACTCTGAAGCAAACAGTGCTGTTCACCACATGAGTCAACTTGCCTATG GAAGTGAAGGCTTGCCAGTGCTTGCTGATCAAACAGCCTCACAAATGAGCCATTCTGCAATGATGCAGAGAGGAAATGGTCACAGCCCTGACAAAATGGATTTTGTGTTTTTGCATAATAAAAGAAAGCGACTTTCTCCTGCTGTAGTGGAGCACAATGTG ATGAGAACCAGGGAAGAAGAATATGAAGATAGTGACAGTGTCATTTATGAGTATGAACCAGACTATGAATGT gaaagcattttATCTGAAGCTTCTTATACTGGATATCAACAGAATCCTCTTATGGAGGTCCTCAGTTATTGCcag GCCATGTATGATGCCATTCAGAAGCTGGATAAAAAATTTGACCTGCTTCATCGTAAGGTCTCAGAAATGCAGCACACTCGTATAAAGCCATTCTTGCTCAAACCT AAACCAGTTGGATTTACATACAGAAGTTCCAGTCATTTGCCTTCAGGAAAAATCAGAGTACCCAAACACATGGAAAGAGATTTAAGTCTTCATCGTTCTTCATCAGGCCAGGGAAGGCATAGCCCAGTTGTAAGGGTTGCTTTACCAAATGGCCACGTCCCAGTCAATTCCAAGGTAAAACATGCCCCGCAGAGTTTTCAGCTCGAATCTCAGCAGCCTGTTGGAAGGCAGAGCCCACCACTCCCCACTATAGTTTCTACACATTCATTACATTCATCATACACAGCAACTAATGGGATGCCTGACCTTTCACCACAATCAAATCTTGCTCCCAGTGTTGTGGAAAGTACTGTCAACATTGCATCTTCACCCGTGGCATCACCATCGATGCCAGCACCATCTGAGCCCAGTCAGGAAAATAATGCTGTGGAGTTGAGCTACAGAAATGCATCTGAGGATGTGAATGTTAGTGAAGAACTGCCATCTTCTTCAGTCCTCATCAATCCTAGCTTTG AATTTGTTGGTGACCCAGCAAGAAATGTGAAAGTTCTTGGAAACCATTTGGTGAAGGCGCGGCAAAAGACTAAACCCAAGTACGCAGCGCGCCACTTGGTTCGTGTCTTGTTCCCCAAGAAAACTTTACTGTGCAGCGTTATGGGAGCGAGTGCACGGGGGCGCAGGACACTGGATCCAAACAAAATTGCTGCAATAAGAG AGTTTCTTGCAACTAACTTTCCAACCTATGATTTGAGTGAGCGTGGAAAAGACTGGAAAACCTGTATCACAAATGTCAATTCTATGATCCGCTCCTTACGCTCCGAAACCAAAGCAAAG cagaaaactgaggggaaagaaaaagtgtcTGATGCTCCTGATACATCTCATTGTGTAGATTTAAATGATAATGAAGATAGTGGAAACAATTCGCAAAATTCTCAGAAAATGACTGGCTCCACAATTGACATGTTGCAGAATTCAGAATTGGATAAGTTTCCAGAAGCTCTCCACACATCTTCAGTCAGAAAACAACAGTCTTTGGAACCTATGG AACCTCTTGGGAGCCCATGGCGCAATGTTCAGTTGCCTTTCTCGGTCATTTACGTCGCCAAGGGGAAGACGCGGCCAGAGCTGTCAGCTCGCTTCCTGATCCGTCACATGTTCCCTGAAGAGGTGCTGGTGAAAAGCAACGTCTATGGCAGTCTTGATCGTGGCATGAGCCCACTGGATTCCAATAAAATTAATGCTCTCAGAG ACTTCCTTCAAGAGAATTTTCCATCCTTTGATCTCAATGAAAGTGGATTTGATTGGAAGGCGTGCGTGGCTGCCATAAACAGCACAATCCGCAGTCTCAGACACGAGCTCAAAAAGGCCACGACTGGAACGCGCCAGAGAGCCCCGAGTGCAGAGTCCCCCAGAGGATCCCACAGCCGTAAAGCCAGCGGAAAGCATCTCTCGGATTGA